A stretch of the Comamonas testosteroni TK102 genome encodes the following:
- a CDS encoding electron transfer flavoprotein subunit alpha/FixB family protein: MTSLVIAEHDNASIKTATLNTVTAAKACGGDVHVLVAGEGAAAAAAAAAQITGVSKVIHADGASLKDGLAENVAAQVLSIASNYSHILFPSTASGKNVAPRVAAKLDVAQLSDITKVDSADTFERPIYAGNAIATVQSADAVKVITVRTTGFDAAAATGGSAAVETAAAVADSGKSSFVGREVTKSERPELTAAKIIVSGGRALGSAEKFQEVMSPLADKLGAAIGASRAAVDAGYAPNDLQVGQTGKIVAPQLYIACGISGAIQHLAGMKDSKVIVAINKDPEAPIFSVADYGLEADLFTAVPELVKAL, from the coding sequence ATGACCTCTCTCGTTATTGCAGAACACGACAACGCTTCGATCAAGACTGCGACCCTGAACACCGTGACGGCTGCCAAGGCCTGCGGCGGTGATGTACATGTGCTGGTGGCCGGCGAAGGCGCTGCCGCTGCGGCCGCTGCGGCCGCCCAGATCACCGGTGTCTCCAAGGTCATCCATGCCGACGGCGCCAGCCTCAAGGACGGCCTGGCCGAGAACGTGGCGGCCCAGGTGCTGAGCATTGCCAGCAACTACAGCCACATCCTGTTCCCCTCGACCGCCTCGGGCAAGAACGTGGCGCCCCGCGTGGCCGCCAAGCTGGACGTGGCCCAGCTCAGCGACATCACCAAGGTCGACTCCGCCGACACCTTCGAGCGCCCCATCTACGCGGGCAACGCCATTGCCACCGTGCAGTCCGCCGATGCCGTCAAGGTCATCACCGTGCGTACCACGGGCTTTGACGCAGCAGCTGCCACAGGCGGCTCTGCGGCCGTGGAAACAGCCGCAGCCGTGGCCGACAGCGGCAAGAGCAGCTTTGTGGGCCGCGAAGTGACCAAGAGCGAGCGTCCCGAGCTGACGGCCGCCAAGATCATCGTCTCCGGCGGTCGCGCGCTGGGCTCGGCCGAGAAATTCCAGGAAGTCATGTCGCCGCTGGCCGACAAGCTGGGAGCTGCCATCGGCGCTTCGCGCGCTGCGGTGGATGCGGGCTATGCGCCCAACGACCTGCAGGTGGGCCAGACGGGCAAGATCGTGGCGCCGCAGCTGTACATTGCCTGCGGCATCTCGGGAGCGATCCAGCATCTGGCGGGCATGAAGGACTCCAAGGTGATCGTGGCGATCAACAAGGACCCCGAGGCACCGATCTTCTCGGTGGCCGATTACGGGCTGGAAGCCGATCTGTTCACCGCCGTGCCCGAATTGGTCAAGGCGCTGTAA
- a CDS encoding cytochrome ubiquinol oxidase subunit I produces MDLDIVDLSRLQFAITALYHFLFVPLTLGLSILIAIMETVYVMTGRAIWRDMTKFWGVLFGINFAMGVATGVVMEFQFGMNWSYYSHYVGDIFGAPLAIEGLMAFFLEATFVGLFFFGWDRLSKVKHLIVTCLMAIGTNFSALWILVANGWMQNPVGASFNPQTMRMEVNDFFAVLTNPVAQAKFVHTVSAGYVMASLFVLGISAWYLLKGRHIHLAKRSMTVAASFGLAASLSVVVLGDESGYLSSEHQKMKLASIEAMWETEPAPASFTAFGFPDSEARETHFAVHIPWVMGLIGTRSLDTPIPGINELVKSAEGNIRNGIDAYDALQTIRKAKTDAEIPAEARLRFENNGANLGYALLLMRYVDDPRKATEAQIHQAAMDTVPPVGPLFWTFRIMVALGMFFIVLTGTFFWLAARHKLDAYPWLLKVAVFSIPLPWIAAECGWVVAELGRQPWIIEGVLPTAMAVSNLGAKTLLLTIAGFVLIYTVLLVIELKLMVKAIKKGPEHESEPHLSLYEPMIKKLARGQS; encoded by the coding sequence ATGGACCTCGATATCGTCGATTTATCGCGACTGCAGTTTGCGATAACGGCGCTCTACCACTTTCTGTTTGTGCCGCTGACACTGGGCCTGTCCATACTCATCGCCATCATGGAGACGGTGTATGTGATGACCGGCCGTGCCATCTGGCGCGACATGACCAAGTTCTGGGGCGTGCTGTTCGGCATCAACTTCGCCATGGGTGTGGCCACCGGCGTGGTGATGGAGTTTCAGTTCGGCATGAACTGGAGCTACTACAGCCACTATGTGGGCGACATCTTTGGTGCGCCGCTGGCGATCGAGGGTTTGATGGCCTTCTTCCTGGAAGCGACCTTTGTCGGCCTGTTCTTCTTTGGCTGGGATCGTCTCTCCAAGGTCAAGCACCTGATCGTCACCTGCCTGATGGCCATAGGCACCAACTTCTCGGCGCTGTGGATTCTGGTGGCCAATGGCTGGATGCAGAACCCCGTGGGGGCGAGCTTCAACCCTCAGACCATGCGCATGGAAGTGAATGACTTCTTTGCCGTGCTCACCAATCCCGTGGCGCAGGCCAAGTTCGTGCACACGGTGTCGGCGGGCTACGTCATGGCCTCGCTGTTCGTGCTGGGCATTTCGGCCTGGTATTTGCTCAAGGGCCGTCACATCCATCTGGCCAAGCGCTCGATGACGGTGGCCGCATCCTTTGGTCTGGCCGCTTCGCTGTCGGTGGTGGTGCTGGGCGACGAGTCCGGCTATCTGTCCTCAGAACACCAGAAGATGAAGCTGGCGTCGATTGAAGCCATGTGGGAGACCGAGCCCGCACCGGCTTCCTTCACGGCCTTTGGCTTCCCAGACAGCGAGGCACGCGAGACCCACTTTGCCGTGCACATCCCATGGGTCATGGGCCTGATCGGCACGCGTTCGCTGGATACCCCGATTCCCGGCATCAACGAATTGGTCAAGAGCGCCGAGGGCAATATCCGCAACGGTATCGACGCCTACGACGCGTTGCAGACCATTCGCAAGGCCAAGACCGATGCCGAGATTCCTGCCGAGGCACGCCTGCGGTTTGAGAACAATGGCGCCAATCTGGGCTACGCCCTGCTGCTGATGCGCTACGTGGATGATCCCCGCAAGGCCACCGAAGCGCAGATCCACCAGGCGGCAATGGATACCGTGCCGCCGGTAGGGCCGCTGTTCTGGACCTTCCGCATCATGGTGGCCCTGGGCATGTTCTTCATCGTGCTGACCGGCACCTTCTTCTGGCTGGCTGCCCGCCACAAGCTTGATGCCTACCCCTGGCTGCTCAAGGTCGCCGTGTTCTCGATTCCGCTGCCCTGGATTGCCGCTGAATGCGGCTGGGTGGTTGCCGAGCTGGGTCGTCAGCCCTGGATCATCGAAGGTGTGCTGCCCACAGCCATGGCGGTTTCCAATCTGGGTGCGAAGACGCTGTTGCTGACCATTGCCGGCTTCGTGCTGATCTATACCGTACTGCTGGTGATCGAGCTCAAGCTGATGGTCAAGGCCATCAAGAAGGGCCCCGAGCATGAGAGCGAACCTCACCTCAGCCTCTACGAACCCATGATCAAGAAGCTGGCACGCGGCCAAAGCTGA
- a CDS encoding amino acid ABC transporter ATP-binding/permease protein, with product MKTRAISMREMLKLLGRMAPRKLWLGGAALAALTVLMGMALLGLSGWFITATALAGLVPATALVFDVFMPSAGIRLLAVGRTGARYAERLVTHDATLAVLAALRQRLFLSWARPQAARLLLQRPVRLLQRLTSDVDALDNLYLRLLVPAVAALGAALLAALAYGFMRWWLGLLTLAWLLLTGWGIALWHGLRSRKAAVRRAMALEAMRAQTVDLVAGQTELLMAGQLPAQLQQVLHSDARCAGADERLYQSEAAAAKAYGVVSAMTLSASVMLMAWLMEQGRINAAVAALGILLALSALEPFAALRRGAEQAGRTWLALRRLAPALMVEAEAAESLPQPMQTMAVSLQSVRLRQLGPVDLNVRQGEHVALIGSSGAGKTSLLHLMAGEQQPDEGVVQARSCSWMTQRTELFQDSLRNNLRLADAKAGDEQLWAALQAAGLRSDVMALPQGLDTMLGEGGLGLSGGQSRRLALARLLLSPDRCWLLDEVCEGLDAVTAADVLQRLAQAAECGARTLIFATHWQREARLADRIVYLQAGQVRAQALRGTPEFDQLMARLRPDALGAVAPQDICFSD from the coding sequence ATGAAGACGCGAGCCATTTCAATGCGCGAGATGCTCAAGCTGCTGGGCCGGATGGCGCCGCGCAAGCTCTGGCTGGGCGGCGCCGCGCTGGCAGCGCTCACGGTGCTGATGGGCATGGCCTTGCTGGGCCTGTCCGGCTGGTTCATCACGGCCACGGCGCTGGCCGGTCTGGTGCCGGCCACCGCTTTGGTGTTCGATGTGTTCATGCCGTCGGCGGGCATTCGCCTGCTGGCCGTGGGCCGCACCGGCGCCCGCTATGCAGAGCGTCTGGTGACCCACGACGCCACGCTGGCCGTGCTGGCCGCTCTGCGCCAGAGACTGTTTCTGAGCTGGGCTCGCCCACAGGCCGCCCGTCTGCTGCTGCAGCGCCCGGTCAGGCTGTTGCAGCGCCTGACCTCCGACGTGGACGCCCTGGACAATCTCTATCTACGCCTGCTGGTGCCGGCCGTAGCGGCGCTGGGCGCGGCCTTGCTGGCAGCTCTGGCCTACGGATTCATGCGCTGGTGGCTGGGCCTGTTGACGCTGGCGTGGCTGCTGCTGACTGGCTGGGGCATTGCCCTGTGGCATGGTTTGCGCAGCCGCAAGGCCGCCGTACGCCGTGCCATGGCACTGGAGGCCATGCGTGCCCAGACCGTGGATCTGGTTGCCGGCCAGACCGAGCTGCTGATGGCTGGTCAGTTGCCTGCCCAGCTGCAACAGGTGCTGCACAGCGATGCGCGCTGTGCTGGGGCCGATGAGCGGCTTTATCAATCCGAGGCGGCTGCAGCCAAGGCTTATGGTGTGGTGTCTGCCATGACCTTGAGCGCATCCGTGATGCTGATGGCCTGGCTGATGGAGCAGGGCCGTATCAACGCTGCGGTTGCTGCGCTGGGTATTTTGCTGGCACTATCTGCCCTTGAGCCGTTTGCCGCCCTGCGCAGAGGGGCTGAGCAGGCCGGGCGTACCTGGCTGGCGCTGCGCAGGCTGGCTCCCGCGCTGATGGTGGAGGCCGAAGCGGCAGAGAGCCTGCCGCAGCCCATGCAGACGATGGCCGTCAGCCTGCAGTCTGTCCGGCTTCGTCAATTGGGCCCTGTCGATCTGAACGTACGCCAGGGCGAGCACGTGGCACTGATTGGCAGCAGTGGTGCAGGCAAGACCAGTTTGCTGCATTTGATGGCGGGTGAGCAGCAGCCGGACGAGGGCGTGGTTCAGGCCCGCAGTTGCAGCTGGATGACACAGAGAACCGAGCTTTTCCAGGACAGTCTGCGCAACAACCTGAGGCTTGCCGATGCTAAGGCCGGCGACGAGCAATTGTGGGCCGCCCTGCAGGCTGCGGGCCTCAGAAGCGACGTCATGGCCTTGCCGCAGGGGCTGGACACCATGCTGGGTGAGGGCGGCCTGGGCCTGTCCGGAGGCCAGTCGCGCCGGCTGGCACTGGCCAGGCTGCTGCTGAGCCCCGACCGTTGCTGGCTGCTCGACGAGGTGTGCGAGGGACTGGATGCCGTCACTGCTGCCGACGTTTTGCAGCGCCTGGCACAGGCTGCCGAGTGCGGCGCGCGAACGCTGATTTTTGCTACGCATTGGCAGCGCGAGGCGCGCCTTGCTGATCGCATCGTGTATCTGCAGGCCGGACAGGTGAGAGCGCAGGCCCTGCGCGGCACACCCGAGTTCGATCAGCTGATGGCGAGGCTGAGACCCGATGCCTTGGGGGCTGTTGCACCGCAGGACATATGTTTTTCCGATTGA
- the cydB gene encoding cytochrome d ubiquinol oxidase subunit II — MILHELISYDVLRLIWWLLLGVLLVGFAVTDGFDLGAMGLLRATAKTDVERRTAINSVGPVWEGNQVWLILGGGAIFAAWPQLYAVSFSGFYLAMFAVLVPLILRPVAFKFRSKHEDASWRNRWDWVLCITGLVPALLFGVAVGNVILGVPFRLGDDMRIYYDGSFFGLLTPFALLCGLVSLSMLLMHGAAWLMFKTDGEVASRAARYGSLFAVLTTLLFAAAGLWLATGINGYVITSEINPVGPSNPLNKTAAVAAGAWMANFKSYPWLWLVPGIGLLMPLIVAIGLRSRREWLALLASGLAIAGIILTVGAAMFPMILPSSIDPRFSLTVWDSSSSHVVLFIMLVCVLIFLPLILAYTSWVYSVLRGKVDVKAIVTGQGHSY; from the coding sequence ATGATCTTGCATGAACTGATTTCATATGACGTGCTGCGCCTCATCTGGTGGCTGCTGCTCGGCGTGCTGCTGGTGGGCTTTGCCGTCACCGACGGCTTTGACCTCGGCGCCATGGGCCTGTTGCGGGCCACGGCCAAGACCGATGTCGAGCGCCGCACGGCCATCAACTCCGTCGGCCCCGTATGGGAAGGCAATCAGGTGTGGCTGATTCTGGGCGGTGGCGCCATCTTTGCGGCCTGGCCCCAGCTTTACGCCGTGTCCTTCTCGGGCTTTTACCTGGCCATGTTTGCCGTGCTGGTGCCGTTGATCCTGCGTCCCGTGGCATTCAAGTTTCGCAGCAAACATGAAGATGCTTCCTGGCGCAACCGCTGGGACTGGGTACTGTGCATTACGGGTCTGGTGCCTGCACTGCTGTTCGGCGTGGCCGTGGGCAATGTGATTCTCGGCGTGCCATTTCGTCTGGGCGACGATATGCGCATTTACTACGACGGCAGCTTCTTCGGCCTGCTGACGCCTTTTGCCCTGCTCTGCGGTCTGGTCTCGCTGTCCATGCTGCTCATGCATGGTGCGGCCTGGCTGATGTTCAAGACCGATGGCGAAGTCGCGAGCCGCGCGGCCCGCTATGGCAGCCTGTTTGCCGTGCTGACCACCTTGCTGTTTGCGGCCGCCGGCCTCTGGCTGGCTACGGGCATCAACGGCTATGTGATTACCAGCGAGATCAACCCCGTCGGTCCCTCCAACCCCTTGAACAAGACCGCAGCCGTGGCTGCCGGTGCATGGATGGCCAACTTCAAGTCCTATCCCTGGCTCTGGCTGGTGCCCGGTATCGGCTTGCTCATGCCGCTGATCGTGGCCATCGGCCTGCGCAGCCGTCGCGAATGGCTGGCGCTGCTGGCCAGCGGCCTGGCGATCGCGGGCATCATCCTGACCGTGGGCGCAGCCATGTTCCCCATGATCCTGCCCTCCAGCATCGATCCACGCTTCAGCCTGACGGTCTGGGACTCCTCCTCCAGCCATGTGGTGCTGTTCATCATGCTGGTCTGCGTGCTGATCTTCCTGCCCTTGATCCTGGCCTATACCAGTTGGGTGTACTCGGTGCTGCGCGGCAAGGTGGACGTGAAGGCCATCGTGACCGGCCAGGGCCATTCGTATTGA
- a CDS encoding NAD(P)H-dependent flavin oxidoreductase, whose amino-acid sequence MSKLPPVLKKLALPVIGSPLFIISNPKLVIEQCKAGIVGSMPSLNARPAEQLEDWLAEITETLAAWDKAHPDRPSAPFAINQIVHKSNDRLEHDMQVCAKYKVPIIITSLGAREDVNQAVHSWGGVVLHDIINNKFARKAIEKGADGLIAVAAGAGGHAGVKSPFALVQEIRQWFDGPLALSGSIATGGAVLAAQAMGADFAYIGSAFIATDEARAVEAYKQAIVEGNSDDVVYSNLFTGVHGNYLAPSIRAAGLDPENLPESDPSKMNFGGGAQKAWKDIWGCGQGIGAVDKVQPTAELVARLKHEYAEAKASLLAA is encoded by the coding sequence ATGTCCAAGCTACCACCCGTTCTTAAAAAGCTGGCTTTGCCTGTCATCGGCTCGCCGCTTTTCATCATCAGCAATCCCAAGCTTGTCATCGAGCAGTGCAAGGCCGGCATCGTCGGCTCCATGCCTTCGCTCAACGCCCGTCCAGCCGAGCAGCTGGAGGACTGGCTGGCCGAGATCACCGAGACTTTGGCAGCCTGGGACAAGGCTCATCCCGATCGTCCTTCGGCACCATTCGCCATCAACCAGATCGTGCACAAGAGCAATGACCGTCTTGAGCACGACATGCAGGTCTGTGCCAAGTACAAAGTGCCCATCATCATCACCAGCCTGGGTGCACGTGAGGATGTGAACCAGGCCGTGCATAGCTGGGGTGGCGTGGTGCTGCACGACATCATCAACAACAAGTTTGCGCGCAAGGCCATTGAAAAAGGTGCCGATGGCCTGATTGCCGTGGCAGCCGGCGCAGGCGGCCATGCAGGTGTGAAGAGTCCGTTTGCCCTGGTGCAGGAAATTCGTCAATGGTTTGACGGCCCGCTGGCCTTGTCCGGCTCGATTGCCACGGGGGGAGCGGTTCTCGCGGCCCAGGCGATGGGTGCGGACTTTGCCTATATCGGCTCGGCCTTCATCGCCACCGACGAGGCGCGTGCCGTGGAAGCCTACAAGCAGGCGATTGTCGAGGGCAACTCCGATGATGTGGTCTACAGCAATCTCTTCACCGGCGTGCATGGAAACTATCTGGCACCCTCGATTCGTGCGGCCGGTCTGGATCCGGAGAACCTGCCCGAGTCCGACCCCAGCAAAATGAATTTTGGCGGAGGTGCGCAAAAAGCCTGGAAGGACATCTGGGGTTGTGGCCAGGGCATCGGCGCCGTCGACAAGGTTCAGCCCACGGCCGAGCTGGTCGCCCGCCTCAAGCATGAATATGCCGAAGCCAAGGCCAGCTTGCTGGCAGCCTGA
- a CDS encoding electron transfer flavoprotein subunit beta/FixA family protein, with protein MKVLVPVKRVVDYNVKVRVKSDGTGVDIANVKMSMNPFDEIAVEEAVRLKEKGVVTEVIAVSCGVAQCQETLRTAMAIGADRGILVETDVELQPLAVAKLLKALVDKEQPGLVICGKQAIDDDANQTGQMLAALADLPQATFASKVEVAGDKVNVTREVDGGLETVALATPAVITTDLRLNEPRYVTLPNIMKAKKKQLDTFKPEDLGVDVTPRLKTVKVSEPAKRGAGVKVADVAALVDKLKNEAKVI; from the coding sequence ATGAAGGTATTGGTCCCTGTCAAGCGCGTGGTGGACTACAACGTCAAGGTCCGCGTGAAGTCGGACGGCACGGGTGTGGACATCGCCAACGTCAAGATGAGCATGAACCCCTTTGACGAAATCGCCGTCGAAGAAGCCGTGCGCCTGAAGGAAAAAGGCGTGGTCACCGAAGTCATCGCCGTCTCCTGCGGCGTGGCCCAGTGCCAGGAAACCCTGCGCACGGCCATGGCCATCGGTGCCGATCGCGGCATCCTGGTCGAGACCGATGTCGAGCTGCAGCCCCTGGCCGTGGCCAAGCTGCTCAAGGCCCTGGTGGACAAGGAGCAACCCGGTCTGGTCATCTGCGGCAAGCAGGCCATCGACGACGATGCCAACCAGACCGGCCAGATGCTGGCGGCCCTGGCCGATCTGCCCCAGGCCACCTTCGCCTCCAAGGTTGAAGTCGCCGGCGACAAAGTCAACGTGACCCGCGAAGTCGACGGTGGCCTGGAAACCGTGGCTCTGGCCACGCCCGCCGTCATCACCACCGACCTGCGCCTGAACGAGCCCCGCTACGTCACCTTGCCCAACATCATGAAGGCCAAGAAAAAGCAGCTGGACACCTTCAAGCCCGAAGACCTGGGCGTGGACGTGACGCCTCGCCTGAAGACCGTGAAGGTCTCCGAGCCTGCCAAGCGTGGCGCTGGCGTCAAGGTGGCCGATGTGGCCGCTCTGGTCGACAAGCTGAAAAACGAAGCGAAGGTCATCTAA
- the cydD gene encoding thiol reductant ABC exporter subunit CydD — protein MQQTPSSSADNQTDATRTALASVIRRPSAGAVWQVFAGLIWLPQAALLAWAVQLMANGQGVAAVWPMAAGVLMLGLLRAWAEGHGGLLANRAARMQLSSLRALVLQSLAQASPLDKSRPASGQAASAMVEQAEAIVPWLARYQSAMWRVRLLPLVILATVAWQSWVVALILMVAAPLIPLFMAIVGWRAKAASEEQMLQLGHMNAFLLDRLRGLSTLRALHAVDLTGQRLRDHAEGLRARTMRVLRIAFLSSAVLELFSALGVAMVAVYIGFHLLGTLNFGAWGDKLGLGQAMFVLLLAPAFFEPLRDLSAVWHDRAAGEAALQTLQSMQTQSVRIVGAQHAAEAPSANERLSPGRPVSVSVCGLEVQAPGSDSSLAPLSLHIQAGEHVALWSPSGSGKSVLLAQIAGLLPVQQGRIELDRQALDASSATQLRRRMAWLGQLPHVFAGSVARNIALGRSSVGPEQIAQATRQAALDETLAHRPGASLGEGGAGLSGGEVVRLALARMAAQTEAGLLLVDEPTAHLDPETAAQITQSLRHLAKGRTMLVATHDAQLAAAMDRVIELPLLRRAQELQS, from the coding sequence ATGCAGCAAACACCTTCTTCCTCAGCCGACAATCAGACCGATGCGACGCGTACCGCACTGGCGAGCGTCATCCGCCGCCCCAGTGCGGGCGCGGTATGGCAGGTGTTTGCCGGGCTGATCTGGCTGCCGCAGGCTGCCTTGCTGGCCTGGGCTGTGCAGCTCATGGCCAACGGGCAGGGCGTGGCGGCCGTCTGGCCCATGGCGGCGGGTGTGCTCATGCTGGGGCTGTTGCGTGCCTGGGCAGAGGGTCATGGCGGCTTGCTGGCCAACCGTGCCGCGCGCATGCAACTGAGCAGCCTGCGCGCTCTGGTGCTGCAGTCGCTGGCCCAGGCATCCCCGCTGGACAAGAGTCGCCCTGCCTCGGGTCAGGCTGCCAGCGCCATGGTCGAGCAGGCCGAAGCCATTGTTCCCTGGCTGGCGCGTTATCAGAGTGCGATGTGGCGTGTGCGTCTGCTGCCTTTGGTGATTCTGGCAACCGTGGCCTGGCAGTCTTGGGTGGTGGCCCTGATTCTGATGGTGGCCGCGCCGCTGATTCCGCTCTTCATGGCGATAGTGGGCTGGCGTGCCAAGGCGGCCAGTGAAGAGCAGATGCTGCAACTGGGCCATATGAACGCTTTCTTGCTGGACCGTCTGCGCGGTCTGAGCACGCTGCGCGCTCTGCATGCCGTGGATCTGACAGGCCAGCGACTGCGTGACCATGCCGAAGGTCTGCGCGCTCGCACCATGCGCGTGCTGCGAATTGCCTTTCTGTCTTCTGCGGTGCTGGAGCTTTTCTCTGCACTGGGCGTGGCCATGGTGGCCGTCTATATAGGCTTTCACCTGCTCGGCACGCTGAACTTTGGCGCCTGGGGCGACAAGCTCGGTCTGGGTCAGGCCATGTTCGTGTTGCTGCTGGCGCCGGCTTTCTTCGAGCCTTTGCGCGATCTCTCGGCCGTCTGGCATGACAGAGCGGCTGGCGAGGCAGCGCTGCAGACCTTGCAGAGCATGCAGACCCAGTCCGTGCGGATTGTTGGGGCGCAGCATGCCGCCGAAGCACCTTCGGCCAATGAACGGCTATCGCCTGGGCGGCCTGTGTCCGTAAGCGTTTGCGGGCTCGAGGTTCAGGCACCGGGCAGTGACTCCAGCCTCGCGCCGCTGTCCTTGCACATACAGGCTGGCGAACATGTGGCGCTGTGGAGTCCCAGTGGCAGTGGCAAGTCCGTGCTGCTTGCGCAGATTGCCGGCCTTTTGCCGGTACAGCAAGGCCGCATCGAACTCGATCGGCAAGCGCTCGATGCCAGCAGCGCAACGCAGCTGCGTCGGCGCATGGCCTGGCTGGGTCAGCTACCGCATGTCTTTGCCGGTTCGGTCGCACGCAATATCGCGCTGGGGCGCAGCTCGGTAGGGCCCGAGCAGATTGCCCAAGCCACGCGGCAGGCGGCACTCGACGAGACCCTGGCGCATCGCCCCGGCGCTAGCCTGGGCGAGGGTGGTGCAGGACTTTCCGGAGGCGAGGTGGTGAGGCTGGCCCTGGCGCGCATGGCTGCGCAGACGGAGGCCGGATTGCTGCTGGTCGATGAACCTACTGCCCATCTGGATCCCGAAACAGCGGCCCAGATCACGCAGTCCCTGCGCCATCTGGCCAAGGGGCGCACCATGTTGGTCGCCACCCACGACGCGCAACTGGCCGCGGCCATGGATCGCGTGATCGAACTGCCGCTGCTGCGACGGGCGCAGGAGCTGCAGTCATGA
- a CDS encoding ABC transporter substrate-binding protein gives MNRKHWVLARAGLVALCAGAALAAQAWTVGQVAPMSGAEASQGRAYAQGMRLYFDQVNKAGGVQGQPVELASLDDLGHPEETVAKTRKLLSESKPVVLAGYFGNRNLSALLESKSLDGSQIPLVGYQSTDTRVLASSHMFSTRAGLVEQVAKISTHLATVGITRLALVFEERPDAQELTALVTKAVNPSGAKLVTSAMLKSRSGSDKAVQELQASKASPQAILLVASSPATAAFVEAYRMEGGTAQIYATAEADIEQLAKRLPVEYMSGLSIAQVVPSPYKVSGKLNKEFRDATIAAGKSLDVPVSFAMMEGYVNAKVIVEAMRRSQPVTPEKMSAALRGLESFDLGGYWVNFKSGQVGSKYVDLSIVNAAGRVTQ, from the coding sequence ATGAATCGCAAGCATTGGGTGTTGGCGCGAGCCGGTTTGGTCGCGTTGTGTGCGGGTGCCGCTTTGGCGGCGCAGGCCTGGACGGTGGGGCAGGTGGCTCCGATGTCGGGGGCTGAAGCCAGTCAGGGGCGCGCCTATGCGCAGGGCATGCGTCTGTACTTTGACCAGGTCAACAAGGCTGGTGGTGTGCAGGGCCAGCCTGTGGAGCTGGCTTCGCTGGATGATCTGGGTCATCCCGAAGAGACCGTAGCAAAGACCCGCAAGCTGCTGAGCGAGTCCAAGCCCGTGGTGCTGGCCGGCTATTTCGGCAATCGCAATCTTTCGGCCTTGCTGGAGAGCAAGTCACTGGATGGCTCGCAGATTCCGCTGGTGGGCTATCAGAGCACGGACACCCGTGTGCTGGCGTCGTCGCATATGTTCTCCACGCGGGCAGGATTGGTAGAGCAGGTTGCAAAGATTTCCACCCATCTGGCCACTGTCGGCATCACGCGCCTGGCCCTGGTGTTTGAGGAGCGTCCCGACGCCCAGGAACTGACGGCCCTGGTCACCAAGGCCGTGAATCCCAGTGGAGCCAAGCTGGTGACCTCGGCCATGCTCAAGAGCCGAAGCGGCTCGGACAAAGCCGTGCAGGAACTGCAGGCTTCCAAGGCTTCGCCCCAGGCCATTTTGCTGGTGGCTTCCAGCCCCGCCACTGCGGCCTTTGTCGAGGCTTATCGCATGGAGGGCGGTACGGCCCAGATCTATGCCACGGCCGAGGCGGATATCGAGCAGTTGGCCAAGCGCCTGCCTGTGGAGTACATGAGCGGTCTGTCGATCGCCCAGGTAGTGCCCAGTCCTTACAAGGTCTCGGGCAAGCTCAACAAGGAGTTCCGCGATGCGACGATTGCAGCCGGCAAGTCGCTGGACGTGCCGGTGAGCTTTGCCATGATGGAAGGCTATGTGAATGCCAAGGTCATCGTGGAGGCCATGCGTCGCAGCCAGCCGGTAACGCCTGAAAAGATGAGCGCCGCCCTGCGCGGACTGGAGTCTTTTGACCTGGGCGGCTACTGGGTGAACTTCAAGTCTGGGCAAGTGGGTTCCAAATATGTGGACCTGTCCATCGTCAACGCCGCAGGACGTGTGACGCAGTAA
- the cydX gene encoding cytochrome bd-I oxidase subunit CydX translates to MWYFSWLLGLPLAAAFAVLNAIWFELMDDEATRRKLLERTNSLPDA, encoded by the coding sequence ATGTGGTATTTCTCCTGGTTGCTGGGTCTGCCGCTTGCCGCAGCCTTTGCCGTGCTCAATGCGATCTGGTTTGAGTTGATGGATGACGAGGCAACTCGTCGCAAGCTTCTGGAGCGAACCAATTCGCTGCCGGACGCCTGA